Genomic DNA from Bacteroidota bacterium:
GAGGGCACCTGGGATTCGATCGCCTCGGAGATGTCGGGCTACTTCAGGAAAGGCGGCTTTCGCGAGGGAATCGCCAGCGCAATCGACCGCGTCGGAGGGGTGCTTGCGGAACATGTTCCTCCCGCGGCCGGCGGCGGAGGCCATCTGGCGAACGACGTCCTCGAAAACTAATCACACACCGAACGACCCCGCCCGATACCATGCCCGACCAGATAGCCCGATTGGAAGAAATCGCCCGCAGGCTCGAACCGCGGGGCGAGGAGAGATCGACCCTCGTCGACGCAGTCGTCCAATACGCCGACCGGTTCCTCGATTCGATCTACGATCTTCCCGCGTACGTCGTCCCGGACGGCAACGACGCCGGCATCCTGGATTCACCGATCTCGGAGAGTCCTCTCAAGATCGACGCGCTGCTCGAACTCCTCAGGAACCACGTCGACCGTCCGGGTTTGAACCCCGCCTCGGGCGGGCACCTCGGTTATATTCCCGGAGGCGGGATTTATCTTTCCGCGCTGGGGGATTATCTCGCCGACGTCACAAACCGTTATGCCGGCATCATGTTCGCCGGACCCGGCGCGGTCCTGATCGAAAATCTCCTGACCGATTGGATGGCGGAAATCGTCGGGTATCCGAAGGGGGCGGGCGGGAATCTCACATCCGGCGGGAGCATCGCCAATCTGGCGGGGATCGTCGCCGCCAGGGAAGCGTCGGGCCTGAAATCGAAAGAGTTCGAACGCTCGACGATTTATCTGACGGAACAGGCGCATCACTCGGTGGACAAGGCGATCCGGATCGCGGGCCTGAAAGAATGCCTCCTCCGTCACGTGCCGACCGACCGGCAACACCGGATGGACGCCGCCAGCCTCGAACGGTCGATCGCGGAAGACCGTCAACAGGGATTGCACCCGTGGCTCGTCATCGCGTCGGCGGGAACAACCGATACGGGCGCGGTGGATCCGCTCGATGCGATCGCCGGGATCGCGAATGCGCGGAAACTCTGGTTCCATGTGGACGGCGCTTACGGGGCATTTTTCGTGCTGAGCGACGAGGCGAACGGAATCCTGAAAGGGATGGAGAAATCGGATTCTCTCGTCATGGATCCCCACAAAGGGCTTTTTCTCCCGTACGGTTCGGGAGCGGTCCTCGTGAGAGAGAGGAAGAGCCTGTACGACGCGTTCTGGTACCAGGCGAATTATCTCCAGGACGCCCGCCGGTCGGATAACGAGCTTTCTCCGGCCGATCTCTCCCCGGAGCTGACCAAGCATTTCCGCGGGCTCCGGCTCTGGCTCCCGTTGAAGCTTCTGGGCCTCGCCCCGTTCCGCGCAGCGCTCGGAGAGAAACTCCTGCTCGCCCGCTATTTTCACGGGCGAATCAGCGAGGTCCCCGGGTTCGAGGTCGGCCCGTTTCCCGATCTCTCGGTCGTCACGTTCCGGTATATTCCGAAACGCGGAGACCCGAACGCCTTCAACCAGAAGCTGGTTCAGGGGGTGCAGCGCGACGGGCGCGTGTTTCTTTCTTCGACGCTCCTCAACGGCACGTTTATCCTGCGCGTCGCAATCCTCTGCTTCCGCACTCACCGTGAAACCGTCGATCTGACGATCGACATCCTCCGCGAACAGGTGAAACGCATCGAGGAGGGGGGATGAGGCCTCCGGGTTCGGTAGGCGCAGGCTTTAGCCTGCGTTGATCGCCACGCGACCTGAAGGTCGCGCCTACCAATACCGCACCAGCCCAGGAGTCATCGGTAGGCGCAGGCTTTAGCCTGCGTTGATCGCCACGCGACCTGAAGGTCGCGC
This window encodes:
- a CDS encoding aminotransferase class I/II-fold pyridoxal phosphate-dependent enzyme, whose translation is MPDQIARLEEIARRLEPRGEERSTLVDAVVQYADRFLDSIYDLPAYVVPDGNDAGILDSPISESPLKIDALLELLRNHVDRPGLNPASGGHLGYIPGGGIYLSALGDYLADVTNRYAGIMFAGPGAVLIENLLTDWMAEIVGYPKGAGGNLTSGGSIANLAGIVAAREASGLKSKEFERSTIYLTEQAHHSVDKAIRIAGLKECLLRHVPTDRQHRMDAASLERSIAEDRQQGLHPWLVIASAGTTDTGAVDPLDAIAGIANARKLWFHVDGAYGAFFVLSDEANGILKGMEKSDSLVMDPHKGLFLPYGSGAVLVRERKSLYDAFWYQANYLQDARRSDNELSPADLSPELTKHFRGLRLWLPLKLLGLAPFRAALGEKLLLARYFHGRISEVPGFEVGPFPDLSVVTFRYIPKRGDPNAFNQKLVQGVQRDGRVFLSSTLLNGTFILRVAILCFRTHRETVDLTIDILREQVKRIEEGG